One Peromyscus leucopus breed LL Stock chromosome 6, UCI_PerLeu_2.1, whole genome shotgun sequence genomic region harbors:
- the S1pr1 gene encoding sphingosine 1-phosphate receptor 1 codes for MVSTSVPVVKALRSSVSDYGNYDIIVRHYNYTGKLNISGEKDHGIKLTSVVFILICCFIILENIFVLLTIWKTKKFHRPMYYFIGNLALSDLLAGVAYTANLLLSGATTYKLTPAQWFLREGSMFVALSASVFSLLAIAIERYITMLKMKLHNGSNSSRSFLLISACWVISLILGGLPIMGWNCISSLSSCSTVLPLYHKHYILFCTTVFTLLLLSIVILYCRIYSLVRTRSRRLTFRKNISKASRSSEKSLALLKTVIIVLSVFIACWAPLFILLLLDVGCKAKTCNILYKAEYFLVLAVLNSGTNPIIYTLTNKEMRRAFIRIISCCKCPNGDSTGKFKRPIIPGMEFSRSKSDNSSHPQKDDGDNPETIMSSGNVNSSS; via the coding sequence ATGGTGTCCACCAGCGTCCCGGTGGTTAAGGCCCTCCGCAGCTCGGTCTCCGACTATGGCAACTATGATATCATAGTCCGGCATTACAACTACACAGGCAAGTTGAACATCTCGGGGGAGAAGGACCATGGCATTAAGCTGACTTCAGTGGTCTTCATTCTCATCTGCTGCTTCATCATCCTAGAGAATATCTTTGTCTTGCTAACTATTTGGAAAACCAAGAAGTTCCATCGGCCCATGTACTATTTCATCGGCAACCTGGCCCTCTCGGACCTGTTAGCAGGAGTGGCATACACAGCTAACCTGTTGTTGTCTGGGGCCACCACCTACAAGCTCACCCCCGCCCAGTGGTTTCTGCGGGAAGGGAGCATGTTTGTGGCGCTGTCTGCCTCGGTGTTCAGCCTCCTTGCCATTGCCATCGAGCGCTACATCACCATGCTGAAGATGAAACTACACAACGGGAGCAACAGCTCGCGCTCTTTCCTGCTGATCAGCGCCTGCTGGGTCATCTCCCTTATCCTGGGGGGCCTGCCCATCATGGGCTGGAACTGCATCAGCTCGCTGTCCAGCTGCTCCACCGTGCTCCCGCTCTACCACAAGCACTATATTCTCTTCTGTACCACGGTCTTCACTCTGCTCCTGCTCTCCATCGTCATCCTCTACTGCAGGATCTACTCCTTGGTCAGGACTCGAAGCCGCCGCCTGACCTTCCGGAAGAACATTTCCAAGGCCAGCCGCAGTTCCGAGAAGTCGCTGGCCTTACTGAAGACCGTGATCATTGTCCTGAGTGTCTTCATTGCCTGCTGGGCCCCTCTCTTCATCCTCCTGTTGTTGGATGTGGGCTGCAAGGCGAAGACCTGCAACATCCTGTACAAAGCAGAGTACTTCCTGGTTCTGGCTGTGCTGAACTCAGGTACCAACCCCATCATTTACACTCTGACCAACAAGGAGATGCGCAGGGCCTTCATCCGGATCATATCCTGCTGCAAATGCCCCAACGGAGACTCCACTGGCAAATTCAAGCGGCCCATCATCCCAGGCATGGAATTTAGCCGCAGCAAATCAGAcaactcctcccacccccagaaaGACGATGGGGACAACCCAGAGACCATTATGTCTTCTGGAAACGTCAACTCTTCCTCTTAA